A genomic region of Sulfolobales archaeon contains the following coding sequences:
- a CDS encoding ornithine cyclodeaminase family protein: protein MVLLISEGDVLRLLDFSDAIEAIENATRMQSEGVAHVNPRSRVYSKSSVLHVMSSTIEPLGVSGVKAYLSTPARTVFVILLYSIEDSRLLAVIEGDILSRIRTGAASALATRYLARRGASRLGIIGSGRQAYTQALAIAKVMDPERILIYSLNRDHADSMARKLSEKGLKALVAQSYREVISSSDVISTATNSREPFVRAEWVEKGSHINLVGSNHPSRSEAYPEVFQKADLVVTDNKEQAQRESGDIINAVSTGYISWDRVYELWEVVTGRVGRGSEDDITIFKSHGIALWDVAVAKLVYDRARERGLGREVEFKGYWEDRFF, encoded by the coding sequence ATGGTTCTTCTGATTTCTGAGGGGGATGTTCTAAGGCTCTTGGATTTTAGCGATGCTATTGAGGCTATTGAAAATGCTACTCGTATGCAGTCTGAGGGTGTTGCCCATGTTAATCCAAGGTCTAGGGTTTATTCTAAGTCCTCTGTGCTTCATGTTATGTCATCTACTATCGAGCCTCTGGGTGTTAGTGGTGTTAAGGCCTATCTCTCTACCCCTGCCAGGACTGTTTTTGTGATCCTCCTATATAGTATCGAGGATTCTAGGTTGTTGGCTGTGATTGAGGGTGATATTCTGAGTAGGATTAGGACTGGGGCTGCGAGTGCCCTTGCAACTAGGTATCTAGCTAGAAGGGGTGCCTCTAGGCTTGGGATCATTGGTTCTGGGAGGCAGGCATATACACAGGCTCTAGCTATTGCCAAGGTTATGGATCCCGAGAGAATCCTTATATACTCCCTCAACAGGGATCACGCGGATTCCATGGCTAGAAAGCTCTCTGAGAAGGGTTTGAAGGCCCTTGTAGCCCAGAGCTATAGGGAGGTTATAAGCTCGAGCGATGTGATCTCAACAGCTACAAACTCTAGAGAGCCCTTTGTAAGGGCTGAGTGGGTTGAAAAGGGCTCCCATATAAACCTCGTGGGATCTAACCACCCCTCGAGATCGGAGGCCTATCCAGAGGTATTCCAAAAAGCAGATCTGGTTGTAACTGATAACAAGGAGCAGGCCCAGAGAGAGTCTGGGGATATAATAAATGCTGTGAGCACGGGCTATATATCGTGGGACAGGGTTTACGAGCTCTGGGAGGTTGTTACTGGCAGGGTTGGCAGGGGCTCTGAGGATGATATAACGATCTTCAAGTCCCACGGAATAGCACTATGGGATGTAGCTGTTGCAAAGCTAGTCTATGACAGGGCTAGGGAGAGGGGGTTGGGGAGGGAGGTTGAGTTCAAGGGCTACTGGGAGGATAGGTTCTTCTAA
- a CDS encoding 7-carboxy-7-deazaguanine synthase QueE yields MKIPADYRFMRTSDRELAVSEMFKSYQGEGPTAGYPAIFLRLQGCNLLCRWCDTIDIWVRGEIYSIDHILDMWEARGWIKDLLNGYMLVITGGEPLMRQSSITTLLKTFIERYGFKPRVEIETNGTIEPRRELIELVDQFNVSPKLSNSGMPLSIRYREAPLRTLVNSGKAIFKFVVMDESDIEEVLWYIDSVPLPRDRVYLMPESRSREEYLSRVEMVEKLCREYGFKLSPRLHLVYGWK; encoded by the coding sequence ATGAAGATCCCAGCAGACTATAGATTCATGAGGACATCAGATAGAGAGCTAGCAGTATCCGAGATGTTCAAGAGCTACCAGGGGGAGGGGCCCACAGCTGGCTACCCAGCTATATTCCTAAGACTCCAGGGATGCAACCTACTATGTAGATGGTGTGATACAATAGATATATGGGTTAGGGGTGAGATATACAGCATAGATCATATACTAGATATGTGGGAGGCGAGAGGCTGGATCAAGGATCTATTGAATGGATATATGCTAGTAATAACAGGTGGAGAACCCCTCATGAGGCAGAGCTCAATAACAACCCTTCTAAAAACATTTATAGAGAGATATGGCTTCAAACCAAGGGTAGAGATCGAGACGAACGGCACTATAGAGCCTCGGAGAGAGCTGATAGAGCTTGTAGATCAGTTCAACGTATCACCAAAACTATCCAACTCAGGTATGCCCCTCAGCATAAGATATAGAGAAGCCCCTCTGAGAACCCTGGTAAATAGTGGGAAGGCGATATTCAAATTCGTAGTTATGGATGAGAGCGATATAGAGGAGGTTCTCTGGTACATAGATAGCGTGCCACTGCCAAGGGATAGGGTGTACTTAATGCCTGAGTCCAGATCCAGGGAGGAGTATCTCTCTAGGGTGGAGATGGTTGAGAAGCTATGCAGAGAATATGGTTTCAAGCTATCTCCAAGGCTACACCTGGTATATGGGTGGAAATAG